The Streptomyces sp. HUAS CB01 genome has a segment encoding these proteins:
- the proB gene encoding glutamate 5-kinase, producing the protein MTEARRIVVKVGSSSLTTASGGLDADRVDALVDVLAKVRSGGEKEIVLVSSGAIAAGLAPLGLARRPKDLARQQAAASVGQGLLVARYTASFARYGVRVGQVLLTTDDTSRRAHYRNAYRTLDQLLAMGAVPVVNENDTVATDEIRFGDNDRLAALVAHLVRADLLVLLSDVDGLYDGDPSKPGTSRIEEVRGPADLEGVEIGSAGRAGVGTGGMVTKVEAARIAAAAGVPAVLTSASRAADALAGRDTGTYFRRTGRRSADRLLWLAHASTPQGALTLDDGAVRAVVEGRKSLLPAGIAAVDGEFTAGDPVELRDAGGRAVARGLVNYDSKELPLLLGRSTRDLARELGPTYEREVVHRDDLVVLNP; encoded by the coding sequence GTGACGGAAGCACGCAGGATCGTCGTCAAGGTGGGTTCGTCCTCACTCACCACGGCCTCCGGGGGACTCGACGCCGACCGGGTGGACGCCCTCGTGGACGTGCTGGCGAAGGTCCGCAGCGGCGGCGAGAAGGAGATAGTGCTCGTCTCCAGCGGAGCCATCGCCGCCGGGCTCGCCCCGCTCGGGCTGGCCCGCCGGCCCAAGGACCTGGCCCGGCAGCAGGCCGCCGCGAGCGTCGGCCAGGGCCTGCTCGTGGCCCGCTACACCGCATCCTTCGCCCGCTACGGCGTCCGCGTCGGACAAGTGCTCCTCACCACCGACGACACCAGCCGCCGCGCCCACTACCGCAACGCCTACCGCACCCTCGACCAGCTCCTCGCCATGGGGGCCGTCCCGGTCGTCAACGAGAACGACACGGTCGCCACCGACGAGATCCGCTTCGGCGACAACGACCGGCTCGCGGCCCTCGTCGCGCACCTCGTCCGAGCCGACCTGCTGGTCCTGCTGTCCGACGTGGACGGCCTCTACGACGGCGACCCCAGCAAGCCCGGCACGTCCCGGATCGAGGAGGTCCGCGGCCCCGCCGATCTGGAGGGCGTGGAGATCGGCTCGGCGGGCAGGGCCGGCGTCGGCACCGGGGGCATGGTCACCAAGGTCGAGGCGGCCCGGATCGCCGCCGCTGCCGGCGTCCCGGCCGTCCTCACCTCCGCCTCCCGCGCCGCCGACGCCCTCGCCGGACGCGACACCGGCACCTACTTCCGCCGCACCGGGCGGCGTTCCGCCGACCGGCTGCTCTGGCTCGCCCACGCCTCCACCCCGCAGGGCGCGCTCACTCTCGACGACGGGGCCGTACGAGCCGTCGTCGAGGGCAGGAAGTCACTGCTGCCCGCCGGAATCGCGGCGGTGGACGGCGAGTTCACCGCCGGGGACCCGGTGGAGCTGCGCGACGCCGGGGGCAGGGCCGTCGCCAGGGGGCTCGTGAACTACGACTCCAAGGAACTCCCGCTCCTCCTCGGCCGGTCCACCCGCGACCTCGCCAGGGAACTCGGCCCCACCTACGAGCGGGAGGTCGTACACAGGGACGACCTCGTCGTCCTGAACCCCTGA
- a CDS encoding bifunctional cytidylyltransferase/SDR family oxidoreductase, producing the protein MSVPQEAKPRTTAVVLAGGTGQRVGLAIPKQLLKIAGKAVIEHTLTIFEQAEAIDDVIVLMAPGFVPDVEKIIAKAGLTKVRRVIEGGATRNETTERAIEALSEGLAEGEDANVLFHDAVRPLLSQRVIADCVSALDRYQAVDVAIPSADTIIVTRTHGEDGEFITDVPDRSRLRRGQTPQAFKLSTIRRAYEIAAGDPNFQATDDCSVVLKYLPDVPIYVVAGDEYNMKVTQPVDVFIADKLFQLASTAAPRQADEAAYRELLAGKTLVVFGGSYGIGADIAALAEEYGAKVYALGRSTTGTHVENPEHVDDALSKAYAETGRVDYVINTAGVLRIGKLAETDNATIQEALNVNYLAPVQIARASYKYLAETKGQLLLYTSSSYTRGRAEYSLYSSTKAAMVNLTQALSDEWAADGIRVNCVNPERTATPMRTKAFGQEPAGSLLSSEAVARTSLDVLLSELTGHVIDVRQQDPTREASEASGFEQALASVLDRQEDV; encoded by the coding sequence GTGTCCGTGCCGCAGGAAGCCAAGCCCCGCACCACAGCAGTCGTGCTCGCCGGTGGTACCGGCCAGCGCGTGGGGCTCGCGATCCCCAAGCAGCTGCTGAAGATCGCCGGCAAGGCCGTCATCGAGCACACGCTGACGATCTTCGAGCAGGCCGAGGCGATCGATGACGTGATCGTGCTGATGGCGCCGGGTTTCGTGCCCGACGTGGAGAAGATCATCGCCAAGGCCGGGCTGACCAAGGTCCGCCGCGTCATCGAGGGCGGCGCGACGCGGAACGAGACCACCGAGCGTGCGATCGAGGCCCTCAGCGAGGGCCTTGCCGAGGGCGAGGACGCCAATGTCCTCTTCCATGACGCGGTGCGTCCGCTTCTGTCACAGCGAGTGATCGCGGACTGTGTGAGCGCCCTGGACCGCTACCAGGCCGTGGACGTCGCCATCCCCTCGGCCGACACCATCATCGTGACCCGCACCCACGGCGAGGACGGCGAGTTCATCACCGACGTCCCGGACCGCTCGCGGCTGCGCCGCGGCCAGACCCCGCAGGCGTTCAAGCTCTCCACGATCCGCCGCGCGTACGAGATCGCGGCGGGCGACCCGAACTTCCAGGCGACCGACGACTGCAGCGTCGTGCTCAAGTACCTCCCCGACGTGCCGATCTACGTCGTCGCGGGTGACGAGTACAACATGAAGGTGACGCAGCCGGTCGACGTCTTCATCGCCGACAAGCTGTTCCAGCTCGCCTCCACCGCCGCGCCGCGCCAGGCCGACGAGGCCGCGTACCGCGAGCTGCTGGCCGGCAAGACGCTGGTCGTCTTCGGCGGCTCGTACGGCATCGGCGCGGACATCGCCGCCCTCGCCGAGGAGTACGGTGCGAAGGTCTACGCCCTGGGCCGCTCCACCACCGGCACCCACGTGGAGAACCCGGAGCACGTGGACGACGCGCTCTCCAAGGCGTACGCGGAGACCGGGCGCGTCGACTACGTCATCAACACGGCGGGCGTGCTGCGCATCGGCAAGCTCGCGGAGACCGACAACGCGACCATTCAGGAAGCGTTGAACGTCAATTACCTGGCACCCGTCCAGATTGCGCGTGCGTCGTACAAGTATTTGGCGGAGACCAAGGGGCAGCTGCTCCTCTACACCTCTTCCAGTTACACCCGGGGCCGCGCCGAATACAGCCTTTACTCGTCGACCAAGGCGGCTATGGTGAATCTCACCCAGGCCCTCTCCGACGAATGGGCGGCGGACGGAATCCGGGTGAATTGCGTCAATCCCGAGCGGACGGCCACGCCGATGCGCACCAAGGCGTTCGGCCAGGAGCCGGCCGGTTCGCTGCTGTCCTCCGAGGCCGTGGCCCGGACCTCGCTGGACGTGCTGCTTTCCGAGCTGACCGGCCATGTCATCGACGTACGGCAGCAGGACCCGACCCGCGAGGCCAGCGAGGCCTCCGGCTTCGAGCAGGCACTGGCGTCCGTCCTGGACCGCCAGGAGGATGTGTAA
- a CDS encoding glycosyltransferase family 4 protein — protein sequence MKVSFLIHTIYGIGGTIRTTLNLAEELAGRHEVEIVSVFRHRDEPLFAIDPRITVVPLVDTRPSSPGNETKHPLALEPARHIPAAEARFKQYSRLTDQRVRDHYAVSDADVVIGTRPGLVAYVAQFAPEGAVCIGQEHMTHHHHKPELRAGMRPHLAALDAFVTVSEGDAAVWRERMPLPETRVLAIPNSVPEPMVPVSDLGGTTVVAAGRLAAEKQYDVLIEAFAEVVAVRPEWTLRICGWGRQKERLRRRIDELGLYNSVHLMGPRSPIEPEWVKGAIAVSTSRHESFGMTLVEAMRCGLPVVSTDCDYGPREIVADGVDGLLVPVSDSEAVAAALLRLIDDEPLRRRMGAAARSHARRFDPGPVAKQYEELFADLGAGTRARTERAAPSVPGDDRTAASPRVDCVAEENGDVTVALLGERTGRPALVCVHPDASVPDRVFPFDPAGRAVIPADAGLAEGVWTCHIDPPPAGAAPPAPSDAPARARLAARAVDQRGAMRAAERVRPGEPVHTLVPYVRHGGLTLRSWARPAHVESGDITVGSRRITVSGRLLGDAGPVEDPVLLLRRRGADAGELEFPGARVGADGFRCTVPLAAPVAVQASAHDVWDLWLRPARGAAPVRIGRVLDDVVEKGSVFPYPSVDLLRKRPLARVRAVVDVLLSRARAQVTVKIFFSAGNELVLNVIDKTMK from the coding sequence ATGAAGGTTTCCTTCCTCATCCACACCATCTACGGCATCGGCGGCACCATCCGCACCACGCTCAATCTCGCGGAGGAGCTCGCAGGACGCCACGAGGTGGAGATCGTCTCCGTCTTCCGGCACCGGGACGAGCCGCTGTTCGCGATCGACCCGCGCATCACCGTCGTCCCCCTGGTCGACACCCGCCCCTCGTCCCCGGGCAACGAGACCAAGCACCCGCTCGCGCTGGAGCCCGCCCGGCACATTCCCGCCGCCGAGGCGCGGTTCAAGCAGTACAGCAGGCTCACCGACCAGCGCGTGCGCGACCACTACGCCGTCTCCGACGCGGACGTGGTCATCGGCACCCGCCCCGGACTCGTCGCGTACGTCGCCCAGTTCGCGCCCGAAGGCGCCGTGTGCATCGGGCAGGAGCACATGACGCACCATCACCACAAGCCCGAGCTGCGGGCCGGGATGCGCCCGCACCTGGCCGCGCTCGACGCGTTCGTGACCGTCTCCGAGGGCGACGCGGCCGTGTGGCGGGAGCGGATGCCGCTGCCGGAGACCCGGGTGCTGGCCATACCGAACAGCGTCCCCGAGCCCATGGTGCCCGTCTCCGACCTCGGCGGGACGACCGTCGTCGCGGCCGGCCGGCTCGCCGCGGAGAAGCAGTACGACGTCCTGATCGAGGCCTTCGCCGAGGTCGTGGCCGTGCGGCCGGAGTGGACCCTGCGCATCTGCGGCTGGGGCAGACAGAAGGAACGTCTCCGCAGGCGTATCGACGAGCTCGGCCTCTACAACAGCGTCCATCTGATGGGTCCTCGCTCGCCCATCGAGCCCGAGTGGGTGAAGGGCGCCATCGCCGTCTCCACGTCGCGTCACGAGTCCTTCGGCATGACGCTCGTCGAGGCGATGAGGTGCGGACTGCCCGTCGTCAGCACCGACTGCGACTACGGCCCGCGCGAGATCGTCGCGGACGGCGTGGACGGTCTGCTGGTCCCCGTCAGCGACTCCGAGGCCGTCGCCGCGGCCCTTCTCCGTCTCATCGACGACGAGCCGCTGCGCCGCCGCATGGGCGCCGCGGCCCGCTCCCACGCCCGCCGTTTCGATCCGGGCCCGGTCGCGAAGCAGTACGAGGAACTGTTCGCGGACCTCGGTGCGGGAACCCGTGCGCGCACCGAGAGGGCCGCACCCTCCGTACCGGGGGACGACCGGACGGCCGCCTCCCCGCGCGTGGACTGTGTCGCCGAGGAGAACGGCGATGTGACGGTGGCTCTGCTCGGCGAGCGCACCGGCCGGCCGGCCCTCGTCTGTGTCCATCCCGACGCCTCCGTCCCGGACCGGGTCTTTCCCTTCGACCCGGCCGGCCGTGCCGTGATCCCCGCCGACGCCGGACTCGCCGAGGGTGTCTGGACGTGTCACATCGACCCCCCGCCGGCCGGCGCCGCCCCGCCGGCGCCGTCGGACGCGCCCGCCCGTGCCCGTCTCGCCGCCAGGGCGGTCGACCAGCGCGGGGCGATGCGGGCCGCCGAACGCGTCCGTCCCGGGGAGCCCGTGCACACCCTCGTCCCGTACGTACGGCACGGCGGACTCACCCTGCGCTCCTGGGCACGGCCCGCCCATGTGGAGTCCGGTGACATCACCGTCGGCTCCCGGCGGATCACCGTGTCCGGGCGACTGCTCGGGGACGCCGGACCGGTGGAGGACCCGGTGCTCCTGCTGCGCCGCCGCGGAGCGGACGCCGGCGAACTGGAGTTCCCCGGCGCACGCGTCGGTGCCGACGGGTTCCGCTGTACGGTCCCGCTCGCCGCGCCGGTCGCTGTCCAGGCCTCCGCCCACGACGTCTGGGATCTCTGGCTGCGCCCCGCGCGCGGAGCCGCACCGGTGCGGATCGGCCGGGTGCTCGACGACGTGGTGGAGAAGGGGAGCGTGTTCCCCTACCCCTCGGTCGACCTGCTCCGGAAGCGCCCGCTCGCGCGGGTCCGTGCGGTCGTGGACGTGCTTCTTTCCCGGGCCCGGGCGCAGGTCACGGTGAAGATCTTCTTCAGCGCGGGCAACGAACTCGTGCTCAATGTCATCGACAAAACGATGAAGTAA
- the obgE gene encoding GTPase ObgE — MTTFVDRVELHIAAGNGGHGCASVHREKFKPLGGPDGGNGGRGGDVVLTVDQSVTTLLEYHHSPHRKATNGKPGEGGNRSGKDGQDLVLTVPDGTVVLDKRGNVLADLVGHGTTYVAAEGGRGGLGNAALASARRKAPGFALLGEPGRSGDIVLELKTVADVALVGYPSAGKSSLISVLSAAKPKIADYPFTTLVPNLGVVTAGSTVYTIADVPGLIPGASQGRGLGLEFLRHVERCSVLVHVLDTATLESDRDPLSDLDVIEEELRHYGGLDDRPRIVVLNKVDIPDGKDLADMIRPDLEERGYRVLEVSAVARTGLKELSFALADIVAKARAARPKEEATRVVIRPKAVDDTGFTVTQEEDGLFRVRGDKPERWVRQTDFNNDEAVGYLADRLSRLGVEEGLMKAGARAGDGVAIGPEDDAVVFDWEPTMMAGAEMLGRRGEDHRFEAPRPAAQRRKDRQAERDEATREYDDFEPF, encoded by the coding sequence ATGACCACCTTCGTGGACCGCGTCGAGCTGCACATCGCCGCGGGTAACGGGGGCCACGGCTGCGCCTCCGTACACCGTGAGAAGTTCAAGCCCCTCGGCGGGCCGGACGGCGGCAACGGCGGGCGCGGCGGTGACGTCGTCCTCACCGTCGACCAGTCCGTCACGACGCTGCTCGAGTACCACCACTCGCCGCACCGCAAGGCGACCAACGGCAAGCCAGGCGAGGGCGGCAACCGCTCCGGCAAGGACGGCCAGGACCTCGTGCTGACCGTGCCGGACGGCACCGTCGTCCTCGACAAGCGCGGCAATGTGCTGGCCGACCTGGTCGGGCACGGCACGACGTACGTGGCCGCCGAGGGCGGTCGCGGGGGCCTCGGCAACGCGGCGCTGGCCTCGGCCCGCCGCAAGGCCCCCGGCTTCGCCCTGCTCGGCGAGCCGGGCCGGTCCGGTGACATCGTCCTGGAGCTGAAGACCGTCGCGGACGTGGCGCTGGTCGGCTACCCGAGCGCCGGCAAGTCCTCGCTGATCTCGGTGCTGTCCGCCGCCAAGCCGAAGATCGCGGACTACCCGTTCACCACGCTCGTGCCGAACCTCGGCGTCGTCACCGCCGGCTCGACCGTCTACACCATCGCGGACGTGCCGGGCCTGATCCCCGGCGCCAGCCAGGGCCGCGGCCTGGGTCTGGAGTTCCTCCGCCACGTCGAGCGCTGCTCGGTGCTGGTGCACGTGCTGGACACGGCGACGCTGGAGTCCGATCGCGACCCGCTCTCCGACCTCGACGTCATCGAGGAGGAGCTGCGGCACTACGGCGGCCTCGACGACCGTCCGCGGATCGTCGTCCTCAACAAGGTCGACATCCCCGACGGCAAGGACCTGGCGGACATGATCCGGCCCGACCTCGAGGAGCGTGGCTACCGCGTCCTCGAGGTGTCCGCGGTCGCCCGCACCGGGCTGAAGGAGCTGTCCTTCGCCCTGGCCGACATCGTCGCGAAGGCGCGCGCGGCCAGGCCGAAGGAGGAGGCGACCCGCGTCGTCATCCGTCCGAAGGCGGTCGACGACACGGGCTTCACCGTCACACAGGAGGAGGACGGCCTCTTCCGCGTGCGCGGCGACAAGCCCGAACGCTGGGTCCGCCAGACCGACTTCAACAACGACGAGGCCGTGGGCTACCTCGCGGACCGGCTGAGCCGCCTCGGCGTCGAGGAAGGTCTGATGAAGGCCGGCGCCCGTGCCGGTGACGGTGTGGCGATCGGCCCCGAGGACGACGCCGTCGTCTTCGACTGGGAGCCGACGATGATGGCGGGCGCGGAGATGCTCGGCCGCCGGGGCGAGGACCACCGCTTCGAGGCGCCGCGTCCGGCGGCGCAGCGCCGCAAGGACCGCCAGGCGGAGCGCGACGAGGCCACGCGCGAGTACGACGACTTCGAACCGTTCTGA
- the rpmA gene encoding 50S ribosomal protein L27, translated as MAHKKGASSTRNGRDSNAQRLGVKRFGGQVVNAGEILVRQRGTHFHPGAGVGRGGDDTLFALQAGAVEFGTFRGRKVVNIVPVA; from the coding sequence ATGGCACACAAGAAGGGCGCATCGTCCACCCGGAACGGTCGCGACTCCAACGCCCAGCGGCTCGGCGTGAAGCGCTTCGGCGGTCAGGTCGTCAACGCCGGTGAGATCCTGGTCCGTCAGCGTGGCACGCACTTCCACCCGGGCGCGGGCGTCGGCCGCGGCGGCGACGACACGCTGTTCGCGCTGCAGGCCGGTGCCGTGGAGTTCGGCACCTTCCGCGGCCGCAAGGTCGTGAACATCGTTCCGGTCGCCTGA
- the rplU gene encoding 50S ribosomal protein L21 produces the protein MYAIVRSGGRQHKVAVGDIVEVDKISTAKVGDTVELSTLLVVDGDAVTSDPWVLAGIKVQAEVVDHHKGAKIDILRYKNKTGYRRRQGHRQQYTAIKVTAIPTAAK, from the coding sequence GTGTACGCCATCGTGCGCAGCGGTGGTCGCCAGCACAAGGTTGCTGTCGGCGACATCGTTGAGGTTGACAAGATTTCCACTGCCAAGGTCGGCGACACGGTCGAGCTCTCGACCCTGCTCGTTGTCGACGGTGACGCCGTGACCAGCGACCCGTGGGTGCTGGCCGGGATCAAGGTCCAGGCCGAGGTCGTGGACCACCACAAGGGCGCCAAGATCGACATCCTGCGCTACAAGAACAAGACCGGCTACCGCCGTCGTCAGGGCCACCGCCAGCAGTACACGGCGATCAAGGTCACGGCGATCCCCACGGCTGCGAAGTAA
- a CDS encoding D-glucuronyl C5-epimerase family protein gives MAGKRRVEVGRRRFIRLAGGTAAGVAVAGGGAVTAMATGAFDGKPDPFANMPRSLALSLPQTPGEGFPVPPLPDPNDGGTGSAPDPSTRIPHARSMPDARAVEQDVPTALPFEFNRNGFTMVQDLPEALRPWRNRPVSWENRTPTGLYRLNAQGAYLYHPNNGSVGYDHPVGQIQFGLGCITSYRVEKDPARKAVFLQRAKAQANRLIEKRVEARGAWYFPYGFDFKHEVHSGVDYKAPWYSGMAQGEAISLFVQLAQLDGITESERTLYMAAAHGAFSSLLRGDNGVPWCVNKDRAGYLWIQEYPFKAAGTGDYTYNGMVFAMFGLWDYYQATGNELAAQLYDGACTTMARYFPQLRNARGISYYCQAHRITTDSYHPHHIVLWRQLHWQTNSVVFANQMDQLIDDFPPYVLPAGATIAIAKGTHTLYRIATKPDGSYDKNLAAPDKILSTKKATFSRATSAPASMRRRIKGAGIWYQISAGAYKGYWIGEAFPNAFLRGEYLATDYRVQRTLTFRTNTDIVAYKFGIDGTAGTTRNLKYATATTAAFDRRSIVNGRAMCRISEGELAGYWVPANQVIADGA, from the coding sequence ATGGCTGGGAAGAGGCGTGTCGAGGTCGGGCGCAGACGGTTCATCCGGCTCGCGGGCGGCACCGCGGCAGGCGTGGCCGTAGCAGGGGGCGGCGCGGTCACGGCCATGGCCACCGGCGCCTTCGACGGAAAGCCCGACCCGTTCGCGAACATGCCGCGGTCGCTCGCGCTGAGCCTGCCGCAGACGCCGGGCGAGGGCTTCCCCGTGCCGCCGCTGCCGGACCCGAACGACGGGGGCACCGGCTCGGCGCCGGACCCGTCGACGCGTATTCCGCACGCGCGGAGCATGCCGGACGCGCGGGCCGTGGAGCAGGACGTCCCGACCGCGCTGCCGTTCGAGTTCAACCGGAACGGCTTCACGATGGTGCAGGACCTGCCGGAGGCACTGCGCCCGTGGCGGAACCGGCCGGTGAGCTGGGAGAACAGGACCCCCACCGGCCTGTACCGGCTGAACGCCCAGGGCGCGTACCTCTACCACCCCAACAACGGGAGCGTCGGCTACGACCACCCGGTGGGCCAGATCCAGTTCGGCCTCGGCTGCATCACGAGCTACCGCGTCGAGAAGGACCCGGCCCGCAAGGCGGTCTTCCTCCAGCGCGCCAAGGCCCAGGCCAACCGCCTGATCGAGAAGCGCGTCGAGGCCCGCGGCGCCTGGTACTTCCCGTACGGGTTCGATTTCAAGCACGAAGTGCACAGCGGAGTCGACTACAAGGCCCCCTGGTACTCGGGGATGGCGCAGGGCGAGGCGATCAGCCTCTTCGTGCAGCTCGCCCAGCTCGACGGAATCACCGAGTCCGAGCGCACCCTCTACATGGCCGCCGCCCACGGCGCCTTCTCCTCGCTGCTGCGGGGCGACAACGGCGTGCCCTGGTGCGTGAACAAGGACCGCGCGGGCTACCTGTGGATCCAGGAGTACCCCTTCAAGGCCGCCGGCACCGGTGACTACACCTACAACGGCATGGTCTTCGCCATGTTCGGCCTCTGGGACTACTACCAGGCGACCGGCAACGAGCTCGCCGCCCAGCTGTACGACGGCGCGTGCACCACCATGGCCCGGTACTTCCCGCAGCTGCGCAACGCCCGCGGCATCTCGTACTACTGCCAGGCCCACCGGATCACGACGGACTCGTACCACCCGCACCACATCGTCCTGTGGCGCCAGCTCCACTGGCAGACGAACAGTGTCGTCTTCGCCAACCAGATGGACCAGCTCATCGACGACTTCCCGCCGTACGTCCTGCCGGCCGGGGCGACGATCGCCATCGCCAAGGGCACGCACACGCTCTACAGGATCGCGACCAAGCCGGACGGCTCCTACGACAAGAACCTGGCCGCGCCGGACAAGATCCTGTCCACGAAGAAGGCCACGTTCTCCAGGGCCACCTCGGCCCCGGCGAGCATGCGTCGCCGGATCAAGGGTGCGGGCATCTGGTATCAGATCAGCGCCGGAGCGTACAAGGGTTACTGGATCGGCGAGGCGTTCCCGAACGCCTTCCTGCGCGGGGAGTACCTCGCAACCGACTACCGGGTGCAGCGCACGCTCACGTTCCGTACGAACACGGACATCGTGGCGTACAAGTTCGGCATCGACGGCACCGCGGGAACCACCCGGAACCTGAAGTACGCGACGGCCACGACGGCGGCCTTCGACCGCAGGTCGATCGTGAACGGCCGGGCGATGTGCCGCATCTCGGAGGGCGAGCTCGCCGGCTACTGGGTTCCCGCGAACCAGGTGATCGCCGACGGGGCCTGA
- a CDS encoding acyltransferase, which yields MNYRVQPSAQVDETAEIGAGSSVWDLAQIREGARLGEGCVIGRGAYVGTGVHMGDNCKLQNYALVYEPAELGDGVFIGPAVVLTNDHNPRSVDPDGKQKRGGDWEAVGVKIADGASIGARSVCVAPVRIGAWSMVAAGAVVTKDVPDFALVVGVPARQIGWVGRAGVRLTEREGEPGVWECPQSGALYDEKDGTLTER from the coding sequence GTGAACTACAGGGTCCAGCCCAGCGCCCAGGTCGACGAGACGGCCGAGATCGGCGCCGGCAGCAGTGTGTGGGATCTCGCGCAGATCCGCGAGGGCGCCCGCCTCGGCGAGGGCTGTGTGATCGGCCGGGGTGCGTACGTCGGCACGGGCGTGCACATGGGCGACAACTGCAAGCTGCAGAACTACGCGCTGGTGTACGAGCCGGCCGAGCTCGGTGACGGCGTCTTCATCGGCCCCGCCGTGGTGCTCACCAACGACCACAACCCGCGTTCCGTCGACCCCGACGGCAAGCAGAAGCGCGGCGGCGACTGGGAGGCCGTCGGCGTGAAGATCGCCGACGGGGCCTCGATCGGCGCGCGTTCGGTGTGTGTCGCCCCCGTCAGGATCGGCGCTTGGTCGATGGTGGCCGCGGGCGCCGTGGTGACGAAGGACGTGCCGGATTTCGCGCTGGTCGTCGGGGTGCCCGCGCGGCAGATCGGCTGGGTCGGCCGGGCCGGTGTGCGGCTGACCGAGCGCGAGGGCGAGCCGGGTGTGTGGGAGTGCCCGCAGAGCGGCGCCCTGTACGACGAGAAGGACGGCACGCTCACCGAGCGCTGA
- a CDS encoding D-glucuronyl C5-epimerase family protein, producing MAESGSTARDRSAPEGSTLDRRRFFRLAGGTALGTALTGAGTGAAQAVPGAPATTRPLPRASLPPLPPLPDQLSGGKVTPPAPSVRVPRADGPPAPATVRAALPDALPFTFHGRGYTAVDLPERLRPWRDRPTPWSGVTPDTTHTYLDRDGVIMYRPRRSAPGYNQPVTQIQFGLGCAAAYRTTKDPARRALFLKRAKAQAKRLIDTRVEARGAWYFPYPFDFTHGSHSGISYRAPWYSGMAQGEAISLFVQLSLLDGVTPQERTLYRTAADAAFASLLRGDDGDPWVVNRDGAGYLWIQEYPVDAPGTSDRTYNGMIFAMFGLWDYARATGNTLAARLYDGACTTVDHYFPTLRNRRWASYYCLTHRIPTPSYHQHHINLYRQLHWQTGSPRFAHMSDLLTDDHPSGFLPEGSPVVLAAGTHTLYRYDTDADGDFVAAKRDAELARRTVSLPRTTRATANRRRRIMGRGVAYRIDSGPYAGWWAGEAHPRCYLLGEYLPTDYRPGRTLSFPAGSKVTCHRYGRDRGAAATRTVTFDKPSGAPFDRRSVVNGRPMCRISAGALKGYWVFAGDVVTDGR from the coding sequence ATGGCCGAGAGCGGCAGCACCGCACGGGACCGTTCCGCACCGGAAGGTTCCACACTGGACCGCAGACGGTTCTTCCGCCTCGCGGGCGGCACCGCGCTCGGTACCGCGCTCACCGGCGCCGGCACGGGTGCCGCGCAGGCCGTCCCGGGCGCGCCGGCCACGACCCGGCCGCTCCCCCGGGCGTCGCTCCCGCCGCTCCCGCCCCTGCCCGACCAGCTCTCGGGAGGAAAGGTGACTCCCCCCGCGCCCTCCGTCCGTGTCCCCCGCGCCGACGGCCCGCCCGCCCCCGCGACCGTGCGCGCCGCACTCCCGGACGCGCTCCCGTTCACGTTCCACGGCAGGGGCTACACCGCGGTGGACCTGCCGGAGCGGCTGCGGCCCTGGCGCGACCGGCCGACGCCGTGGTCCGGCGTCACCCCGGACACCACGCACACCTATCTCGACCGCGACGGGGTCATCATGTACCGCCCCCGCCGGTCGGCCCCCGGGTACAACCAGCCCGTCACCCAGATCCAGTTCGGCCTCGGCTGTGCCGCCGCGTACCGCACCACCAAGGACCCGGCCCGCAGGGCGCTGTTCCTCAAGCGCGCGAAGGCACAGGCGAAGCGCCTGATCGACACACGGGTGGAGGCGCGCGGGGCGTGGTACTTCCCGTACCCCTTCGACTTCACGCACGGCAGCCACAGCGGCATCTCCTACCGGGCGCCCTGGTACTCGGGGATGGCGCAGGGCGAGGCGATCAGCCTCTTCGTGCAGCTCTCCCTGCTCGACGGCGTCACGCCGCAGGAGCGCACGCTGTACCGGACGGCCGCCGACGCGGCGTTCGCCTCCCTGCTGCGCGGGGACGACGGCGATCCGTGGGTGGTGAACCGGGACGGCGCCGGCTATCTGTGGATCCAGGAGTACCCGGTCGACGCACCGGGCACGTCGGACCGCACGTACAACGGAATGATCTTCGCCATGTTCGGGCTGTGGGACTACGCCCGGGCGACGGGGAACACGCTGGCGGCGCGGCTGTACGACGGGGCGTGCACCACGGTCGACCACTACTTCCCCACCCTGCGCAACCGGCGGTGGGCCTCGTACTACTGCCTGACCCACCGGATCCCGACGCCCTCGTACCACCAGCACCACATCAACCTGTACCGGCAGCTGCACTGGCAGACCGGCAGCCCGCGCTTCGCCCACATGAGCGATCTGCTCACGGACGACCATCCTTCGGGGTTCCTGCCGGAGGGCTCCCCCGTCGTCCTCGCGGCCGGGACGCACACGCTGTACCGCTACGACACCGACGCGGACGGTGACTTCGTCGCGGCGAAGCGTGACGCCGAGCTCGCCCGCAGGACCGTCAGCCTGCCCCGCACCACCCGGGCCACCGCGAACCGCCGCCGCCGGATCATGGGCCGCGGCGTGGCCTACCGGATCGACTCGGGCCCCTACGCGGGGTGGTGGGCCGGTGAGGCCCACCCCAGGTGCTATCTGCTCGGCGAGTACCTCCCCACCGACTACCGGCCCGGCCGGACGCTGTCCTTCCCTGCGGGCAGCAAGGTGACCTGCCACCGCTACGGGCGGGACCGCGGTGCCGCCGCCACCCGCACCGTGACGTTCGACAAACCGTCCGGTGCGCCCTTCGACCGGCGGTCGGTCGTCAACGGCCGGCCGATGTGCCGGATCTCCGCCGGCGCCCTCAAGGGTTACTGGGTGTTCGCCGGGGACGTCGTCACGGACGGCCGCTGA